A region of Chelonoidis abingdonii isolate Lonesome George chromosome 8, CheloAbing_2.0, whole genome shotgun sequence DNA encodes the following proteins:
- the LOC116834717 gene encoding transmembrane protein 182-like: MKAGIPAFIAGILGGIGVLLFLIAFGTDYWLLATETCGIFEPENKTLHIPEDVVLREVRKEILTFHHEGFFWRCWFYGEDYEETIWNFWFTSQAHPKYCMHGYLFPMPIALGPFPHPSYDATAVYRGFWTACIVLAVAASLAGGFLLVCGVPFFNDRFYKVGGGFLITSGGLFFLLTFLFVMWKEFAADLQKYVLLERSEKCMDDVPVNVYYGWSFMFAAAGIPLVLLSGLLFYLVGRSILPAEE; encoded by the exons ATGAAGGCTGGAATACCAGCCTTTATAGCAGGAATTCTTGGTGGcattggtgttctattgtttcTCATAGCTTTTGGGACAGATTATTGGCTCCTAGCAACAGAGACCTGTGGCATCTTTGAACCTGAAAATAAAACTCTTCACATCCCAGAG GATGTGGTTTTGAGAGAGGTCAGAAAAGAGATCCTCACTTTTCACCATGAAGGTTTCTTTTGGAGATGCTGGTTCTATGGGGAGGATTATGAGGAGACCATATGGAACTTCTGGTTCA CTAGCCAAGCACATCCCAAGTATTGCATGCATGGCTACCTGTTTCCTATGCCCATTGCTCTTGGACCTTTCCCACATCCTTCCTATGATGCAACCGCAG TGTACAGGGGTTTCTGGACTGCATGCATCGTACTAGCTGTCGCTGCCAGTCTGGCGGGAGGATTCCTGTTGGTGTGTGGTGTGCCCTTTTTCAATGATAGATTCTATAAAGTAGGAGGTGGATTCCTCATCACATCTG GAGGCTTATTTTTCCTGCTCACATTTCTCTTTGTGATGTGGAAGGAGTTTGCAGCTGATCTCCAGAAATACGTACTTCTGGAAAGAAGTGAAAAATGCATGGATGATGTCCCTGTAAATGTGTATTATGGATGGTCATTTATGTTTGCTGCAGCTGGGATTCCCTTGGTTTTACTTTCTGGACTTCTCTTTTATCTCGTTGGCCGAAGCATTCTGCCGGCAGAGGAGTAA